One region of Pleuronectes platessa chromosome 18, fPlePla1.1, whole genome shotgun sequence genomic DNA includes:
- the LOC128462063 gene encoding germ cell-specific gene 1-like protein encodes MLENMSRRNRSLLSLSLTSLALTLSVLAFCTSYWCEGTHKVVKPLCLSPVKLKNCGQNDSQPYTTEAPTPDPKNPTSNLTLTPLQKEELARMRRKQLANAVHYIWETGEDKYMLRYFHTGFWLSCEKHNEGEDQVEKCRSFIELTPGETQGVLWLSVISEFMYIGLLAMGFLLMWVESICLCAGREMNALKINAYAAMCTVLSGLMGMMAHMMYTTVFQMTVSIGPKDWRPQSWDYGWSFAMAWLSFSCCMAAAVATLNSYTKTLIEMKHRARVRLEEAHAATLAPSYEEVVRGGGGGGGGGAGVYSVSQLIQLGHQGVLMDPTWPRGVGPAVGPLACGAGGALLVGGGGIGVGEMGMGGVEVGGMTSMGGVGGIGPGGNGVGMVVGAVGGMGVAGVGVGRLGDPHGLVVMEGCCVEGCEDCEREMDEIDYALQEEREDSLC; translated from the exons atgttggagAACATGTCCAGACGCAACCGCTCCCTGTtgtccctgtccctcacctCCCTGGCCCTCACCCTGTCCGTGCTGGCGTTCTGCACCTCCTACTGGTGCGAGGGGACGCACAAGGTGGTGAAGCCGCTGTGCCTGTCGCCCGTCAAGCTGAAGAACTGCGGACAGAATGACAGCCAACCATACAccacag AGGCCCCCACCCCGGACCCCAAGAACCCCACCTCCAACCTGACGCTGACTCCGCTGCAGAAGGAGGAGCTGGCCcggatgaggaggaagcagctggCCAACGCCGTCCACTACATCTGGGAGACGGGCGAGGACAAGTACATGCTGCGGTACTTCCACACGGGCTTCTGGCTCTCCTGTGAGAAGCACAATGaag GTGAGGATCAGGTGGAGAAGTGTCGCAGCTTCATCGAGCTGACGCCAGGAGAAACTCAAG GCGTCCTCTGGCTGTCCGTCATCAGTGAGTTCATGTACATCGGCCTCCTGGCCATGGGGTTCCTGCTGATGTGGGTGGAGTCCATTTGCCTCTGTGCAGGGAGGGAGATGAACGCCCTGAAGATCAACGCCTATGCCGCCATGTGCACCGTCCTCTCTG GTTTGATGGGGATGATGGCGCACATGATGTACACCACCGTGTTCCAGATGACCGTCAGCATCGGACCCAAAGACTGGAGGCCACAGAGCTGGGACTACGGATGGTCCTTCGC CATGGCGTGGCTGTCGTTTAGCTGCTGCATGGCGGCGGCCGTGGCGACACTCAACTCCTACACAAAGACCCTCATCGAGATGAAGCACCGGGCCCGGGTGCGGCTGGAGGAGGCCCACGCTGCCACCTTAGCCCCTTCCTATGAGGAGGTCGtccgaggaggaggcggcggcggaggGGGAGGCGCGGGGGTTTACTCCGTCAGCCAGCTGATTCagctcggccaccagggggtgctCATGGACCCAACGTGGCCCAGAGGGGTGGGACCAGCTGTTGGACCTCTGGCCTGTGGAGCTGGGGGAGCGCTGCTCGTTGGTGGAGGAGGGATTGGAGTTGGGGAAATGGGAATGGGAGGAGTGGAAGTGGGAGGAATGACTTCTatgggaggagtgggaggaatA GGACCTGGAGGAAATGGGGTGGGAATGGTAGTGGGAGCAGTGGGCGGAATGGGAGTAGCTGGAGTGGGAGTGGGGCGGCTGGGGGACCCTCACGGACTGGTGGTGATGGAAGGATGCTGCGTTGAAGGATGTGAAGACTGCGAACGGGAGATGGACGAGATAGATTACGCtttgcaggaggagagagaggactcACTCTGCTGA
- the LOC128462069 gene encoding visinin-like: protein MGNSKSGAVSKEILEDLKLNTKFSETEIAQWYENFKRQCPTGRISKEEFQNIYSKFFPDSDADTYAQHVFRSFDTNDDGTLDFKEYIIALHMTSTGKTTRKLEWAFSLFDVDKNGYITKAEVKEICTAIFKLIPKDELSALPSDENSAEKRADKLWKFFEKGDNDRVAEGEFIKGVMENEVALRLIQYQPLK, encoded by the exons ATGGGCAACAGCAAGAGCGGCGCTGTGTCGAAGGAGATCCTGGAGGATCTGAAGCTCAACACCAAGTTCTCAGAGACCGAGATCGCCCAGTGGTACGAGAACTTCAAGAGGCAGTGTCCGACGGGCCGCATCTCCAAAGAGGAGTTCCAGAACATCTACAGTAAGTTCTTCCCAGACAGCGACGCCGACACGTACGCCCAACACGTCTTCCGCTCCTTCGACACCAACGATGACGGCACGCTGGACTTCAAGGAGTACATCATCGCCCTCCACATGACGTCCACAGGGAAGACCACGAGGAAGCTGGAGTGGGCCTTCTCGCTGTTCGACGTGGACAAGAACGGGTACATCACCAAGGCAGAGGTCAAGGAGATCTGCACG GCCATTTTCAAGCTGATTCCTAAAGACGAGCTGTCTGCTCTGCCCAGCGATGAGAACTCCGCTGAGAAGAGGGCCGACAAACTCTGGAAGTTCTTTGAAAAGGGCGACAATG ACCGAGTTGCAGAGGGAGAGTTCATCAAGGGAGTTATGGAAAATGAAGTCGCTCTCCGCTTGATTCAGTATCAGCCTCTAAAGTAA
- the LOC128462070 gene encoding transmembrane protein 238: protein MGLCDGLSHCKVALAFAVLMDLLGGAALLVGVFANLEVNGQDFGDLLVYTGALFVVMSLAGWVLWYSGNIDGLTSKKELGHIGSAVDRLARNLSRKIRIYRGHR from the exons ATGGGCCTCTGTGACGGCCTCTCTCACTGTAAAGTGGCTCTGGCCTTCGCCGTGTTGATGGACCTACTGGGTGGAGCCGCTCTGCTGGTGGGAGTCTTCGCCAACCTGGAAGTCAACGGACAGGACTTTGGAGACTTACTGGTTTATACTG GAGCCCTGTTCGTCGTCATGTCTCTGGCCGGCTGGGTGCTGTGGTACAGCGGCAACATCGACGGCCTGACGTCCAAGAAGGAGCTGGGACACATCGGCAGCGCGGTGGACCGCCTCGCTCGCAACCTCAGCCGCAAGATCCGCATCTACCGGGGCCACCGCTGA
- the LOC128462066 gene encoding coiled-coil domain-containing protein 106, whose translation MNPPNCRDDAHPPEHYMPQSSSAAPGGGGRGGGGGGGLYLDAYEVSFPLEENMERPAAYDLNQGQPMMDEPVVHEPPHSQYSPFILVSNLRAHLYVALEKNAWLQKRIEELEEERNFLRCQLNRFIVSMSPEVTEWCGDAQRNVKVQPSTSPSPPSPMTTRSGMTLKRLQAVGPRSRRSAAIPVKQEYHVEEDKYYTDDEFVEEEEEEDEEDEEEESEKGSKKKGRGRSNGEPRMKMRRIFRITHGRERQRVKDPDGVLIRYNKILTTYQRVRSMSRAFQIHGVDRNTMASTSPVAELLLVAPEKVAEVGEFEASKEKLLDYARRCYKTMDEQTHAKVQSLKKTHKLLPISYRFRN comes from the exons ATGAATCCTCCAAACTGCAGAGACGATGCACACCCGCCAG agCACTACATGCCACAGTCCTCCTCAGCTgccccaggaggaggaggacgaggaggaggaggaggaggaggtttgtaTCTGGACGCCTACGAGGTCTCGTTCCCCCTGGAGGAGAACATGGAGCGACCCGCGGCCTATGACCTGAACCAGGGTCAGCCGATGATGGACG AGCCTGTGGTGCACGAGCCTCCTCACTCCCAGTACAGCCCGTTCATCCTGGTTTCGAACCTGCGGGCTCACCTGTACGTCGCCCTGGAGAAGAACGCCTGGCTGCAGAAGCGCatcgaggagctggaggaggaacgCAACTTCCTGCGCTGTCAGCTGAATCGCTTCATCGTCAGCATGAGTCCGGAGG TGACAGAGTGGTGTGGCGACGCCCAGCGGAATGTAAAGGTCCagccctccacctccccctctcctccctcccccatgACCACCAGGTCTGGGATGACCCTCAAACGGCTGCAGGCCGTGGGGCCGCGGAGCCGCCGCAGCGCCGCCATCCCGG TGAAGCAGGAGTATCACGTGGAGGAAGATAAATACTACACTGACGATGAGTTtgtggaagaagaggaggaggaggacgaggaagacgaggaggaggagtcagagaAGGGGTCGAAGAAGAAAGGCCGAGGGCGGAGCAACGGGGAGccgaggatgaagatgaggaggatctTCAGGATCACACAtgggagggagaggcagagag TTAAAGATCCAGACGGCGTTCTGATTCGCTACAATAAGATCCTGACCACCTACCAGCGGGTGAGGAGCATGTCCCGAGCCTTCCAGATCCACGGCGTGGACCGCAACACCATGGCCTCCACGTCCCCGGTcgcagagctgctgctggtcgCCCCGGAGAAG GTGGCGGAGGTCGGAGAGTTCGAGGCCTCGAAGGAGAAGCTTCTGGATTACGCCCGGCGCTGCTACAAGACCATGGACGAGCAGACGCACGCGAAGGTCCAGAGCCTGAAGAAGACTCACAAGCTGCTTCCCATCTCCTACAGGTTCAGAAACTGA
- the LOC128462053 gene encoding CCR4-NOT transcription complex subunit 3 isoform X1 translates to MADKRKLQGEIDRCLKKVAEGVEQFEDIWQKVRRDCDKLHNAANANQKEKYEADLKKEIKKLQRLRDQIKTWVASNEIKDKRQLVENRKLIETQMERFKIVERETKTKAYSKEGLGLAQKVDPAQREKEEVGMWLTNMIDTLNMQVDQFESEVESLSVQTKKKKGDKEKQDRIEELKKFIEKHRYHIRMLETILRMLDNDSLQVDSIKKIKDDVEYYIDSSQDPDFEENEFLYDDLDLEDIPQTLLATSPPGQSTLEDEIFQHSSSTPTSTTSSSPIPPSPATCTTENSEDDKKRGRSTDSEVSQSPVKNGNPSSSLSSSSSSSSSSSSSSSCSSSSVSGLNPSSLVSMATMAGGGSSGSGGNSHFTNSGGLLSNTSAGSYSNATQQPPHPSAQQQPAKNSVSSSSSAPIACPSINSHPASSTSSPPNASIQGLLSSNSLPPSGPSQTSNSFGLGLGLSLGKGGMSSSLTTSPMSGGLGLSGMPASLSTMASLLSSSTPAPYAQAAASGAVGSGLPGLPGSLGGVSTTTSNSALGSIGSGNITVGGPTSSSGGLLGASTSMGSIGSGILGLSSSQSGMQGMSLMSPSPVGGLAPGSGVGIIGSNGGNSGPVGSGVVGGNSSLSVRPPSRQKQNGSTSYSAVVGDSTTDSALNMVSQSQNSQPSSLTSSANQPKDTGPSLLGSITLSSSSPSPGSYSDAKMVSGSSLLNGPLSFSQSSDGMKCHSSGALSFLKLPRSDFSCLPQKESILMDSENSTLFEDNMTMKDEPQEPLSSLKSMAERAALSSGMEGDVTSLHLTPDIFPSSTTSSSGAPSAPQTSLSEVSIPPSLGVCPLGPVPVSKDQLYQQAMEEAAWTHMPHPSDSERIRQYLMRNPCPTLPFHHQVPPPHSDTVEFYQRLSTETLFFIFYYLEGTKAQYLAAKALKKQSWRFHTKYMMWFQRHEEPKTITDEFEQGTYIYFDYEKWGQRKKEGFTFEYRYLEDRDLQ, encoded by the exons ATGGCCGATAAAAGGAAACTTCAAG GTGAAATAGATCGATGTCTGAAAAAAGTAGCGGAAGGTGTAGAACAGTTCGAAGACATCTGGCAAAAGGTGAGGAGGGACTGTGACAAG CTTCACAATGCAGCCAACGCCAACCAaaaggagaaatatgaagcagacCTCAAGAAAGAGATTAAAAAGCTACAG CGTCTTCGAGACCAGATCAAGACGTGGGTGGCATCCAACGAGATCAAAGACAAACGGCAGCTAGTCGAGAATCGCAAACTCATAGAAACG CAAATGGAGCGGTTCAAGATAGTGGAAAGAGAAACCAAGACGAAAGCCTACTCAAAAGAAGGACTGGGTCTGGCACAGAAGGTCGATCCGGcccagagggagaaggaggaggtcgGGATGTGGCTAACG aATATGATCGACACACTGAACATGCAGGTGGACCAGTTTGAGAGTGAAGTGGAGTCTCTGTCGGTCcagaccaaaaaaaagaaaggagacaAAGAG AAGCAGGACCGGattgaggagctgaagaagttcATTGAGAAGCATCGATACCACATCCGGATGCTGGAAACAATACTGAGGATGCTGGACAACGACTCATTGCAGGTGGACTCCATCAAGAAGATCAAG GACGATGTGGAGTACTACATTGACTCGTCGCAGGATCCAGATTTTGAGGAGAACGAGTTTCTGTACGACGACCTGGATCTGGAAGACATTC CTCAGACGCTGCTCGCCACCTCCCCGCCGGGACAGTCCACATTGGAGGACGAGATCTTCCAGCACTCCAGCAGCAcacccacctccaccacctcatcTTCACCCATCCCCCCCTCGCCTGCCACTTGCACTACG GAGAACTCAGAGGATGACAAGAAGAGAGGACGTTCAACAGACAGTGAAGTTAGTCAG tcacctgtgaagaacggaaacccctcctcctcgttatcctcttcctcctcctcctcctcctcttcctcctcctcttcctcctgctcttcttcctccgtctcAGGACTGAACCCCTCCTCGCTGGTCTCTATGGCGACCATGGCTGGGGGTGGAAGCAGCGGCTCGGGGGGCAACAGTCATTTCACCAACTCGGGGGGGCTGCTCTCCAACACCTCCGCTGGCAGCTACAGCAACGCCACCCAGCAGCCGCCGCACCCATCGGCCCAGCAGCAGCCGGCCAAGAACTCAgtgagctcctcctcctctgcacctATAGCCTGCCCCAGCATCAACAGccaccccgcctcctccacctcctctccccccaATGCCAGCATACAGGGGCTCCTGAGTTCAAACTCCCTGCCTCCGTCAGGGCCCTCGCAGACCTCCAACAGCTTCGGCCTCGGTCTGGGACTCTCTCTGGGGAAAGGCGGCATGTCCAGCTCCCTCACCACCAGCCCGATGTCCGGGGGCCTCGGCTTATCAGGGATGCCGGCATCCCTGAGCACCATGGCGAGCCTCCTATCCAGCTCCACCCCAGCACCGTACGCTCAGGCAGCCGCCTCAGGCGCCGTCGGCTCCGGCTTACCAGGTTTACCGGGCTCCCTGGGAGGCGTCAGCACCACAACCTCCAACAGCGCGTTGGGATCCATCGGCAGTGGGAACATCACAGTCGGCGGGCCGACATCTTCATCAGGAGGTCTACTGGGCGCGTCCACATCGATGGGCAGCATCGGCTCTGGGATTCTGGGTCTGAGCTCCAGCCAGTCGGGGATGCAGGGGATGTCTCTGATGTCACCGAGCCCGGTGGGAGGCCTGGCTCCAGGAAGCGGAGTCGGCATCATCGGGAGCAACGGAGGAAACTCTGGACCAGTGGGGAGCGGAGTGGTGGGAGGAAACTCGTCTCTGTCCGTCAGACCGCCGAGCCGACAGAAGCAGAACGGAAGCACCA GTTACAGTGCTGTGGTAGGCGACAGCACAACAGACTCCGCCCTCAACATGGTCAGCCAATCACAAAACAGCCAACCCTCATCTTTGACCTCCTCAGCCAATCAGCC tAAGGACACTGGTCCCAGTCTACTGGGCTCTATCACTTTGTCGTCCAGCTCTCCATCGCCGGGCTCCTACAGTGATGCCAAAATGGTGAGCGGCAGCAGCCTGCTGAACGGACCGCTGTCCTTCTCGCAGTCCTCCGATGGCATGAAG TGTCACAGCTCAGGAGCTCTGAGCTTCCTGAAACTACCAAGGTCCGACTTTTCATGTCTACCACAAAAGGAAAGCATTCTAATGGATTCGGAGAACTCGACCCTGTTTGAGGACAACATGACCATGAAAGACGAG CCCCAGGAGCCTCTGAGCAGCCTGAAGTCCATGGCCGAGCGAGCAGCACTCAGctcagggatggagggagacgTGACTTCCCTGCACCTCAccccag ACATCTTCCCGAGCAGCACTACATCCTCCTCCGGAGCCCCCTCTGCGCCTCAGACCTCGCTGTCAGAGGTCAGCATCCCCCCCTCACTGGGGGTGTGTCCGCTGGGGCCGGTGCCCGTGTCCAAAGACCAGCTCTACCaacaggccatggaggaggcggcGTGGACGCACATGCCCCACCCCTCCGACTCCGAGAGGATCAG gCAGTACCTGATGAGGAACCCCTGCCCCACCCTGCCTTTCCACCACCAGGTGCCACCGCCCCACTCCGACACTGTAGAGTTTTACCAGAGGCTTTCCACCGAgaccctcttcttcatcttttacTACCTGGAG GGCACTAAGGCCCAGTATCTGGCAGCCAAAGCCCTGAAGAAGCAGTCGTGGAGGTTCCACACAAAGTACATGATGTGGTTTCAGAGGCACGAAGAACCCAAGACCATCACTGATGAGTTTGAGCAG GGAACGTACATCTACTTTGACTATGAGAAATGGGGCCAGCGGAAGAAGGAGGGATTCACTTTCGAGTACCGGTACCTAGAAGACCGTGACCTCCAGTGA
- the LOC128462053 gene encoding CCR4-NOT transcription complex subunit 3 isoform X2 — MADKRKLQGEIDRCLKKVAEGVEQFEDIWQKLHNAANANQKEKYEADLKKEIKKLQRLRDQIKTWVASNEIKDKRQLVENRKLIETQMERFKIVERETKTKAYSKEGLGLAQKVDPAQREKEEVGMWLTNMIDTLNMQVDQFESEVESLSVQTKKKKGDKEKQDRIEELKKFIEKHRYHIRMLETILRMLDNDSLQVDSIKKIKDDVEYYIDSSQDPDFEENEFLYDDLDLEDIPQTLLATSPPGQSTLEDEIFQHSSSTPTSTTSSSPIPPSPATCTTENSEDDKKRGRSTDSEVSQSPVKNGNPSSSLSSSSSSSSSSSSSSSCSSSSVSGLNPSSLVSMATMAGGGSSGSGGNSHFTNSGGLLSNTSAGSYSNATQQPPHPSAQQQPAKNSVSSSSSAPIACPSINSHPASSTSSPPNASIQGLLSSNSLPPSGPSQTSNSFGLGLGLSLGKGGMSSSLTTSPMSGGLGLSGMPASLSTMASLLSSSTPAPYAQAAASGAVGSGLPGLPGSLGGVSTTTSNSALGSIGSGNITVGGPTSSSGGLLGASTSMGSIGSGILGLSSSQSGMQGMSLMSPSPVGGLAPGSGVGIIGSNGGNSGPVGSGVVGGNSSLSVRPPSRQKQNGSTSYSAVVGDSTTDSALNMVSQSQNSQPSSLTSSANQPKDTGPSLLGSITLSSSSPSPGSYSDAKMVSGSSLLNGPLSFSQSSDGMKCHSSGALSFLKLPRSDFSCLPQKESILMDSENSTLFEDNMTMKDEPQEPLSSLKSMAERAALSSGMEGDVTSLHLTPDIFPSSTTSSSGAPSAPQTSLSEVSIPPSLGVCPLGPVPVSKDQLYQQAMEEAAWTHMPHPSDSERIRQYLMRNPCPTLPFHHQVPPPHSDTVEFYQRLSTETLFFIFYYLEGTKAQYLAAKALKKQSWRFHTKYMMWFQRHEEPKTITDEFEQGTYIYFDYEKWGQRKKEGFTFEYRYLEDRDLQ; from the exons ATGGCCGATAAAAGGAAACTTCAAG GTGAAATAGATCGATGTCTGAAAAAAGTAGCGGAAGGTGTAGAACAGTTCGAAGACATCTGGCAAAAG CTTCACAATGCAGCCAACGCCAACCAaaaggagaaatatgaagcagacCTCAAGAAAGAGATTAAAAAGCTACAG CGTCTTCGAGACCAGATCAAGACGTGGGTGGCATCCAACGAGATCAAAGACAAACGGCAGCTAGTCGAGAATCGCAAACTCATAGAAACG CAAATGGAGCGGTTCAAGATAGTGGAAAGAGAAACCAAGACGAAAGCCTACTCAAAAGAAGGACTGGGTCTGGCACAGAAGGTCGATCCGGcccagagggagaaggaggaggtcgGGATGTGGCTAACG aATATGATCGACACACTGAACATGCAGGTGGACCAGTTTGAGAGTGAAGTGGAGTCTCTGTCGGTCcagaccaaaaaaaagaaaggagacaAAGAG AAGCAGGACCGGattgaggagctgaagaagttcATTGAGAAGCATCGATACCACATCCGGATGCTGGAAACAATACTGAGGATGCTGGACAACGACTCATTGCAGGTGGACTCCATCAAGAAGATCAAG GACGATGTGGAGTACTACATTGACTCGTCGCAGGATCCAGATTTTGAGGAGAACGAGTTTCTGTACGACGACCTGGATCTGGAAGACATTC CTCAGACGCTGCTCGCCACCTCCCCGCCGGGACAGTCCACATTGGAGGACGAGATCTTCCAGCACTCCAGCAGCAcacccacctccaccacctcatcTTCACCCATCCCCCCCTCGCCTGCCACTTGCACTACG GAGAACTCAGAGGATGACAAGAAGAGAGGACGTTCAACAGACAGTGAAGTTAGTCAG tcacctgtgaagaacggaaacccctcctcctcgttatcctcttcctcctcctcctcctcctcttcctcctcctcttcctcctgctcttcttcctccgtctcAGGACTGAACCCCTCCTCGCTGGTCTCTATGGCGACCATGGCTGGGGGTGGAAGCAGCGGCTCGGGGGGCAACAGTCATTTCACCAACTCGGGGGGGCTGCTCTCCAACACCTCCGCTGGCAGCTACAGCAACGCCACCCAGCAGCCGCCGCACCCATCGGCCCAGCAGCAGCCGGCCAAGAACTCAgtgagctcctcctcctctgcacctATAGCCTGCCCCAGCATCAACAGccaccccgcctcctccacctcctctccccccaATGCCAGCATACAGGGGCTCCTGAGTTCAAACTCCCTGCCTCCGTCAGGGCCCTCGCAGACCTCCAACAGCTTCGGCCTCGGTCTGGGACTCTCTCTGGGGAAAGGCGGCATGTCCAGCTCCCTCACCACCAGCCCGATGTCCGGGGGCCTCGGCTTATCAGGGATGCCGGCATCCCTGAGCACCATGGCGAGCCTCCTATCCAGCTCCACCCCAGCACCGTACGCTCAGGCAGCCGCCTCAGGCGCCGTCGGCTCCGGCTTACCAGGTTTACCGGGCTCCCTGGGAGGCGTCAGCACCACAACCTCCAACAGCGCGTTGGGATCCATCGGCAGTGGGAACATCACAGTCGGCGGGCCGACATCTTCATCAGGAGGTCTACTGGGCGCGTCCACATCGATGGGCAGCATCGGCTCTGGGATTCTGGGTCTGAGCTCCAGCCAGTCGGGGATGCAGGGGATGTCTCTGATGTCACCGAGCCCGGTGGGAGGCCTGGCTCCAGGAAGCGGAGTCGGCATCATCGGGAGCAACGGAGGAAACTCTGGACCAGTGGGGAGCGGAGTGGTGGGAGGAAACTCGTCTCTGTCCGTCAGACCGCCGAGCCGACAGAAGCAGAACGGAAGCACCA GTTACAGTGCTGTGGTAGGCGACAGCACAACAGACTCCGCCCTCAACATGGTCAGCCAATCACAAAACAGCCAACCCTCATCTTTGACCTCCTCAGCCAATCAGCC tAAGGACACTGGTCCCAGTCTACTGGGCTCTATCACTTTGTCGTCCAGCTCTCCATCGCCGGGCTCCTACAGTGATGCCAAAATGGTGAGCGGCAGCAGCCTGCTGAACGGACCGCTGTCCTTCTCGCAGTCCTCCGATGGCATGAAG TGTCACAGCTCAGGAGCTCTGAGCTTCCTGAAACTACCAAGGTCCGACTTTTCATGTCTACCACAAAAGGAAAGCATTCTAATGGATTCGGAGAACTCGACCCTGTTTGAGGACAACATGACCATGAAAGACGAG CCCCAGGAGCCTCTGAGCAGCCTGAAGTCCATGGCCGAGCGAGCAGCACTCAGctcagggatggagggagacgTGACTTCCCTGCACCTCAccccag ACATCTTCCCGAGCAGCACTACATCCTCCTCCGGAGCCCCCTCTGCGCCTCAGACCTCGCTGTCAGAGGTCAGCATCCCCCCCTCACTGGGGGTGTGTCCGCTGGGGCCGGTGCCCGTGTCCAAAGACCAGCTCTACCaacaggccatggaggaggcggcGTGGACGCACATGCCCCACCCCTCCGACTCCGAGAGGATCAG gCAGTACCTGATGAGGAACCCCTGCCCCACCCTGCCTTTCCACCACCAGGTGCCACCGCCCCACTCCGACACTGTAGAGTTTTACCAGAGGCTTTCCACCGAgaccctcttcttcatcttttacTACCTGGAG GGCACTAAGGCCCAGTATCTGGCAGCCAAAGCCCTGAAGAAGCAGTCGTGGAGGTTCCACACAAAGTACATGATGTGGTTTCAGAGGCACGAAGAACCCAAGACCATCACTGATGAGTTTGAGCAG GGAACGTACATCTACTTTGACTATGAGAAATGGGGCCAGCGGAAGAAGGAGGGATTCACTTTCGAGTACCGGTACCTAGAAGACCGTGACCTCCAGTGA